One segment of Prionailurus bengalensis isolate Pbe53 chromosome E3, Fcat_Pben_1.1_paternal_pri, whole genome shotgun sequence DNA contains the following:
- the LOC122471764 gene encoding olfactory receptor 1F1-like has protein sequence MRGANQSSVSEFLLLGLSRQPQQQQALFALFLSMYLATVLGNLLILLAISVDPRLHIPMYFFLSHLSFVDICFSTTTVPKMLANHILGTQTISFSGCLTQMYFVFMFVDMDNFLLAVMAYDRFVAICHPLHYSTKMTHQLCALLVAGSWVIANLDVLLHTLLMARLSFCADNVIPHFFCDVTPLLKLSCSDTHLNEMMVLIEAGLIMIAPLICILASYVHITRAVLRVPSTKGRWKAFSTCGSHLAVVSLFYGTIIAVYFNPLASHSAEADIASAVMFTVVTPMLNPFIYSLRNKDIKGALGKVVALNIFLPGNQMG, from the coding sequence ATGAGAGGAGCAAACCAGTCGAGTGTCTCCGAGTTCCTCCTCCTCGGGCTCTCCAGgcagccccagcagcagcaggCCCTCTTTGCGCTCTTCCTGAGCATGTACCTGGCCACGGTCCTGGGAAACCTGCTCATCCTCCTGGCCATCAGCGTGGACCCCCGCCTGCACatccccatgtacttcttcctcagcCACCTGTCCTTTGTGGACATCTGCTTCTCCACCACCACCGTCCCCAAGATGCTGGCCAACCACATCCTTGGGACCCAGACCATCTCTTTCTCTGGGTGTCTCACACAGATGTATTTTGTGTTCATGTTCGTGGACATGGACAATTTCCTCCTGGctgtgatggcctatgaccgctttGTTGCCATATGTCACCCCTTACACTACTCGACAAAGATGACCCACCAGCTCTGTGCCCTGCTGGTTGCTGGGTCATGGGTCATTGCCAACCTGGATGTCCTACTGCATACCCTGCTGATGGCTCGACTCTCGTTCTGTGCAGACAATGTCATCCCCCACTTCTTCTGTGATGTGACTCCCCTCCTGAAACTGTCCTGCTCTGACACCCATCTCAATGAGATGATGGTTCTTATCGAAGCAGGGTTGATCATGATCGCTCCGCTTATTTGCATCCTGGCTTCGTATGTCCATATTACCCGCGCTGTCCTGAGAGTCCCGTCCACGAAGGGAAGATGGaaagccttctccacctgtggCTCGCACCTGGCCGTGGTTTCCCTCTTCTATGGCACCATCATTGCTGTGTATTTCAACCCTTTAGCCTCACACTCAGCTGAGGCAGATATAGCATCTGCTGTGATGTTCACGGTGGTGAcccccatgctgaaccccttcatctacagcctgaggaacaagGACATAAAAGGGGCTCTTGGAAAAGTGGTTGCTCTGAATATTTTTCTACCTGGTAATCAAATGGGCTAA
- the LOC122471161 gene encoding olfactory receptor 1F1, whose amino-acid sequence MRGANQSSVSEFLLLGLSRQPQQQQALFVLFLSMYLATVLGNLLILLAISVDPRLHIPMYFFLSHLSFVDICFSTTTVPKMLANHILGTQAISFSGCLTQMYFVFMFVDMDNFLLAVMAYDRFVAICHPLHYSTKMTHQLCALLVAGSWVIANLNVLLHTLLMARLSFCADNAIPHFFCDVTPLLKLSCSDTHLNEVMILTEGSLIMISPFICILASYVHITRAVLRVPSTKGRWKAFSTCGSHLAVVSLFYGTIIAVYFNPLSSHSSEKDTAATVMYTVVTPMLNPFIYSLRNRDLKGALRKMVDRKTCS is encoded by the coding sequence ATGAGAGGAGCAAACCAGTCGAGTGTCTCCGAGTTCCTCCTCCTCGGGCTCTCCAGgcagccccagcagcagcaggCCCTCTTTGTGCTCTTCCTGAGCATGTACCTGGCCACGGTCCTGGGAAACCTGCTCATCCTCCTGGCCATCAGCGTGGACCCCCGCCTGCACatccccatgtacttcttcctcagcCACCTGTCCTTTGTGGACATCTGCTTCTCTACCACCACCGTCCCCAAGATGCTGGCCAACCACATCCTTGGGACTCAGGCCATCTCCTTCTCTGGGTGTCTCACACAGATGTATTTTGTGTTCATGTTCGTGGACATGGACAATTTCCTCCTGGctgtgatggcctatgaccgctttGTTGCCATATGCCACCCCTTACACTACTCGACAAAGATGACCCACCAGCTCTGTGCCCTGCTGGTTGCTGGGTCATGGGTCATTGCCAACCTGAATGTCTTATTGCATACCCTGCTGATGGCTCGACTGTCGTTCTGTGCAGACAATGCCATCCCCCACTTCTTCTGTGATGTGACTCCCCTCCTGAAACTGTCCTGCTCTGACACCCACCTCAATGAGGTGATGATTCTGACTGAGGGTTCTCTgatcatgatctctccatttatttgcatcCTGGCTTCGTATGTCCATATTACCCGCGCTGTCCTGAGAGTCCCGTCCACGAAGGGAAGATGGaaagccttctccacctgtggCTCGCACCTGGCCGTGGTTTCCCTCTTCTATGGCACCATCATTGCTGTGTATTTCAACCCTTTGTCCTCACACTCTTCTGAGAAGGACACAGCAGCTACTGTGATGTATACCGTGGTGAcccccatgctgaaccccttcatctacagcctgaggaacaggGACTTGAAGGGGGCCCTACGAAAAATGGTGGACAGGAAGACATGCTCTTAG